A single Oncorhynchus masou masou isolate Uvic2021 unplaced genomic scaffold, UVic_Omas_1.1 unplaced_scaffold_3042, whole genome shotgun sequence DNA region contains:
- the LOC135534123 gene encoding hepatic sodium/bile acid cotransporter-like, producing the protein MEDPIDTAMAVFSDQYLSSNDSLLFNITPTHFPRLPPIIDQTISITTIVILFITMVSLGCTMEVPKIKAHILKPRGVAIAVVAQFGVMPLTAFSLAKVLQLGPVEAVVVLICGCCPGGNLSNILALSLKGDMNLSIVMTTCSTFLALGMMPLLLYLYCQGFSNLESAVPYAGITLALVMTLFPCGIGILINYYRPQYSKTITKVGLSLLLMATVVIGLLAGMTIGGMDLTLTLLSPPLMATAALMPLIGYTFGYVLSYLFKLNGSGRRTISMETGCQNIQLCSTILKVAFPPDVIGPLYLFPMIYIVFQVGEALLLIVLFRVHRRFFKTPKTEKQVYDAVDGNQIHSSSV; encoded by the exons ATGGAAGATCCCATTGACACCGCCATGGCAGTGTTCTCTGATCAGTACCTGTCGTCCAATGACAGTTTACTATTCAACATCACTCCAACCCATTTCCCCCGCCTGCCACCCATAATAGACCAGACCATCAGCATCACCACCATAGTGATCCTCTTCATCACCATGGTTTCACTGGGCTGTACCATGGAGGTGCCCAAGATCAAG GCCCACATCCTGAAACCTAGAGGAGTAGCCATCGCAGTGGTGGCCCAGTTTGGAGTAATGCCCCTCACTGccttctcattggctaag GTGTTACAGCTGGGGCCGGTAGAGGCTGTAGTGGTGCTGATCTGTGGATGCTGTCCAGGGGGAAACCTCTCCAATATATTGGCCCTGTCTCTGAAAGGAGACATGAACCTAAG tattGTGATGACTACCTGCTCTACATTCCTAGCCCTGGGTATGATGCCACTGCTCCTCTACCTATACTGCCAGGGCTTCTCCAACCTGGAGAGTGCTGTTCCCTACGCTGGCATCACTCTGGCCCTGGTCATGACTCTGTTCCCCTGCGGCATCGGCATCCTCATCAATTACTACAGGCCACAGTACTCCAAGACTATTActaag GTCGGCCTGTCCCTCCTGTTGATGGCCACGGTGGTTATTGGCCTGCTGGCCGGCATGACCATAGGAGGGATGGATTTGACGCTGACCCTCCTGTCCCCTCCGCTCATGGCCACCGCTGCCCTCATGCCCCTCATTGGCTACACCTTCGGATACGTCCTGTCATACCTCTTCAAACTCAACGGATC GGGGCGGAGGACCATCTCCATGGAGACAGGCTGTCAGAACATCCAGCTGTGTTCCACCATTTTGAAGGTGGCATTCCCTCCCGATGTGATTGGTCCCCTCTACCTGTTCCCTATGATCTACATAGTGTTTCAGGTGGGAGAGGCCTTACTGCTCATCGTCCTGTTCAGGGTTCACCGGAGGTTCTTCAAAACACCGAAGACAG AGAAGCAGGTGTACGATGCAGTGGATGGAAATCAGATTCACAGCAGCTCAGTCTGA